In the Drosophila virilis strain 15010-1051.87 chromosome 4, Dvir_AGI_RSII-ME, whole genome shotgun sequence genome, gcgcggagctatgtcgttttggaacgccatatctgcattgaaaaagtttcgatattcgcaccgacctcgattttcaaaaaaaaaggatgatttggaaggtcatatcatacccgcggagttatgtcgtttggaacgtcatatctccatcgaaaaagtttcgattttcgcaccgacctcgattttgaaaagaaacgtgatgatttggaaggtcatatcgccgcgcggagctatgtcgttctggaacgtcatatcttcatcgaaaaagtatcgctattcgcaccgacctcgattttcaaaaaaaaaggatgatttggaaggtcatatctccgcgcggagttatgttgttttggaacgtcatatctccacgcggggctattacccgagatattaaaaaaaaatcatcgaaaaagattcgattttcgcaccgaccttgattttgaacaaaatcgtgatgatttggaaggtcatatccgcggggagttatgtcgttttggaacgtcatatctccgcgcggggcttttacccgagatattcaaaacaaaatcatcgaaaaagattcgattttcgcaccgacttcgattttgaaaagaaacgtgatgatttggtaggtcatatctccgcgcggagttatgtcgttttggaacgtcatatcttcatcgaaaaagtttcgattttcgcaccgacctcgattttgaaaaaaatcgtgatgatttggaaggtcatatctccgcgcggagttatgtcgttttggaacgtcatatctccagcgaaaaagtttcgattttcgcaccgacatcgattttgaaaagaaacgtgatgatttggaaggacatatctccgcgcggagttatatcgttttggaacgtcatatctccagcgaaaaagtttcgattttcgcaccgacatcgattttgaaaagaaacgtgatgatttggaaggacatatctccgcgcggagttatatcgttttgaattgtcatatctccatcgaaaaagtttcgattttcgcaccgaccttgattttgaaaaaaatcgtgattatttggaaggtcatatctccgcacggagttatgtcgttttgtaacgtcatatctccatcgaaaaagtttcgattttcgcaccgacctcgattttgaaaaaaaatcatgatgatttggaaggtcatatctccgcggggagttatgtcgttttggaacgtcatatctccatagaaaaagtttcgattttcgcaccgacctcgattttgaaataaatcgtgattatttggaaggtcatatctccgcgcggagttatgtcgttttggaacgtcgtatctccgcgcagggctattacccgagatattcaaaccaaaaaaatcatcgaaaaagtttcgattttcgcaccgacctcgattttgaaaagaaacgtgatgatttggaaggtcatatctccgcgcgaagttatgtcgttttggaacgtcatatcttcatcgaaaaagtttcgctatacgcaccgacctcgattttcaaaaaaaagtatgatttggaaggtcatatctccgcgcggagttatgtcgttttctccagcgaaaaagtttcgattttcgcaccgacctcgattttgaaaaaatcgtgatgatttggaaggtcatatctccgcgcggagttatgtcgttttggaacgtcatatctccatcgtaaaagtttcgattttcgcaccgaccttgattttgaaaaaaatcgtgatgatttggaaggtcacatctccgcgcggagttatgtcgttttgaaacgtcatatctccgcgcggggctattacccgagatattcaaataaaaaaaatcatcaaaaaagtttcgattttcgcaccgacctcgattttcaaaaaaaaaggatgatttggaaggtcatatctccgcgcggagttatgtcgttttggaacgtcatatctccagcgaaaaagtttcgattttcgcaccgacctcgattttgaaaaaaatcgtgatgatttggaaggtcatatctccgcgcggagttatgtcgtttggaacgtcatatctccatcgaaaaagtttcgattttcgcaccgacctcgattttgaaaagaaacgtgatgatttggaaggtcatatcgccgcgcggagctatgtcgttctggaacgtcatatcttcatcgaaaaagtatcgctattcgcaccgacctcgattttcaaaaaaaaaggatgatttggaaggtcatatctccgcgcggagttatgtcgttttggaacgtcatatctccgcgcggggcttttacccgagatattcaaaaaaaaaaatcattgaaaaagtttcggctttcgcaccgacctgattttgaaaaaaaaaacgtgatgtaaccccttgccattttgtcgatttgggtcaaaattttggatttcctttttttgatgccaatcgatagaactgatccttacgagtcaaaaatggtatgaaattgcaaaatctgatattatttgacggaaatattccaaaaaatcatcaaagagatggaatttacgaacgaatcagttttctgtcaacaacatttttcaacccatcgatgattaatttgtttgaatgccaattgatggtagggatccgtacgcattcaaaaaggtataccaatttaaaatcagacattatttacccgagatattaaaaaaaatcattgaaaaagtttcgattttcgcaccgaccttgattttgaaaaaaatcgtgatgatttggaaggtcatatctccgcgcggagttatgtcgttttggaacgtcgtatctccgcgcagggctattacccgagatattcaaaccaaaaaaatcatcgaaaaagtttcgattttcgcaccgacctcgattttgaaaaaaaacgtgatctaaccccttgccattttgccGATTTGGgctataatttaaaaaaaaggaacttaaatagcattacaggaaaaagtcgcaataaccataaaatgcgaagcagacgcgcatgaatttgcgtttgtacatgtatacagaaattcttaaagatgctgctctattcaattgcgcagttgcatataactttggttttttttttaaccgatctttatgaaattttctacagacggacatggctagatcaactcggctattgatgctgatatatatactttatggggtcggagatgcttctttctgcctgttacatacatttggattttgcacaaatacaatatacccgtataaccatttttatggattcagggtataaaaagtatttCGTTCGAATATTATCTTTAGATTAATTCGTATCTAAGCTAGCTAGTATTTATCTTAATTATAAGTACTCAACTTCGCATTAATCACAATTATAAAATACTATTTATATGATTTAAGCATTTAAGCCATTTTCCTTAGATCGAAGTATTTTCAATTGCTAAGCTAGAGCATTTAAACGCCAACTTCacccataaagcatatattgttcattttaattttgtctgATTTTTACGGTGATACGAGCTGAGCTGCCGCTGTTGTCAGTTTGGCTGCCAActcaaattgaaatcaaattgatttcCGGCCTGCCTCTGTAGCTTGCCCACAATCGACCTGCTGCGTGCGCGTATGCAAaggcttttatattttttatgccacaCAGCCAGGCAATTAACACAGACACAGCAGCACTTAtgagtgtgtgcgagcgaTGCCTGCTCGAAAGGAACTCCATGGAGAATTTTGGCACATTTCAGGCCCTGCCAAAAGCTGCCTGACTGCCTGGCTAGCGTCCTGGCTGCCAGTCCCCATTTCCTTGAGTTGTCATAATCAGGACACAAATGAAGGTAGCagctgtcattgttgttgcagcacaaggacttgctgctgctggcagcagGACAACAAgcgggcagctgcagctggccaaTCAACCTGCGGGGACCATGTCACAGTCAGCTAGCTGCCAGCTTGCTGCACATATGTCTTCATACAACTGTGAGACtgactgtatgtgtgtgtgtgtgtgtgtgtgcgagagtcGACAGGCAATGTAACCATTTGTGCTCTCGCTCGTTGTTTGAATGCGAAGTTGTTGTCGctttcgctgctgctgccatcgCCGATGTCCTTGCTCCAGTTTGAGCGCGAGGCTGGCGCAGCTTCTCCGTCTGAGCCCCCCTTCCTCTCATACTGCTTATCTGTGCCTGTTATCGCTGCATATCTGCTGCGCTGAGCTGCGCCTGCTTCAAGTGCCTAATGAGTGCGCTTGGCTTTCATCACATCTTTCAttatcgtcatcgtcatcatcatcatcatcatcatcatcatcgtgtGCCCAACGCAGACGTGCGCTATCTATTGAAGCAACGTCCTTATGGCATTAAGCTCTTCAGCCACAGACAATGAACCCTACCCCAAACCCGCTACTCCTTCCGACTGGCGAGGCTTTTTGCACacaatttgaaatcaattatgCTCATCTACATATAAACCGACTTGGACTTGGAGCTTCCTGTCTGAGCCGCCGCCTGGTGACTCCTGCTGCCATCTAGCGGAAGTGCTTCGCATGCAAATTTATTGTCAATGCTTCATTCGCTTCGACTGGCTTTGGCCAACAATTGGGCGGAGAGGTGCCGCAATTAGTGGGTCGGGAAGGGGGTGTCACTCAGCTGGGCTTCAGCGAGGGGCTTGGGTACGATTGAGGTGCTAACGTTGCTGCATTTCTTATTTATGAACGTGCATAGACAATGCCCGACCTGCTCCACGGCCTTTGTTTGAGTTTTGCACTCATATTACGTGTATATGgctttatatgtgtgtgcggatACGAGCATATGAGTGCGGACTACTCGAGCGTCAGCCTTTGTCGCATTCAATGGACCGAAAGTTGCACCGTAAATAACTTTTAATAGAATTTCTAATGGGCTTCAATTGGGCGTGGGGCCAAGCCAgtaaacacacgcacacacacatgtgtgtgtgtgtgtgtgtgtgtgggttttaATATCGCAATGATTTCCAAACGCATTACACTGTCTGATAAATCATGGCTTTAGATAAGCTCCAAAGAGCAGGCATGGCATATTTGTTAAACAGGTTTTATTGATTGtctttatttcaattttttaatgcttcttggtttttgttgaaaatgtttaagaTAAGCTTTTGAAAGAGCTCCGTtctaaattgttttaaatgcatattttcTTTTCGTGAACTGGGCaaacattatatattattctcCTTACAAgtaattgaatattttgctGTACAATACGTCGTATACGCAATAAAAGCACAGGCATAATTTGAAGCcttgaaatattattattttttatccCACATAAATATCATCTCTGTTCTTAGATAATATGTGATTTTATAGAGTTGCCATAACTTTTGTTTATCCTAAATATGTGTCTTATACTGAATTATTTTAGTTTCACAATTCAAGTTTCCTGCAGTGTATCCCATATCATCTCCCACCTTTCTCCTATACTATCTGGCCAAATATTGCCTAAGCAATTTAAACAATCGCACTTTCGCTGATTTTAAGCGTTTTCAAAACTTCGCTTATGGATTCCCCTGAACTTATCAGCGATGCGCCATGTGCCCAATGAGGCAGCATAATATGCTTTGGAGCATCGCGATTTATGCGGCGAGTCGGCGACTTTTGCCCCGCGTACTGCGTATAAATTGTAGCCAAAATAttggaattttattttgtgcgaCCAACGGCGAGCGGTGAGCGTCGCACGGCAAGCGGCCTGTGGcctgtggcatgtggcatgtggcatgtggcctGCAGACAACTTGACTCTCGCCCCAAATTCTCAATGGCGTCGCTCGATGCGGCTGGCGCTGAAGATGGTAAGGAGGTCACCAGCCAGGGGATTGGGTGATCGGGGGCTCGGCTTAGCTGGCAGTTGCTGTCGGATTGTCGCTGCCAGCTTATTATGCCACCGCGTTGCTCGTTCGCCTTTTTTTGCGGAATTATCGATTACAAATGAATATTTCATTAGCAGACATGcagaggcaacagcagcgggccGGCCACAAGGGTCACCAGGGAGCAGGCAAATGTCGATGGCATGCTGCTACCTTACGCTAATGCTGACTTCATTTGGTTCCGTTTCCGGCGACTATTCCAGGTCGCGCCATTTGCGAcgttcaattaaaatgcagcaTACTTTGCAGCGCATTCTGTTTGGGCccaacaaatgcagctgccAGCTGGAAACTCTAGCAGCTGTACAAACTTATAATGCATAATGATTTTTTCGTATCTCCTCCTTCTTTTAACATAATTATTCCCAGTGGGTAATTAATGCAGCACAGCAGGAGACCCTACCAAATGAGGTTAACTGCGGCCAGCCATAAGAGAGAAGCTTAGGCGTCGCTGCAGTGGAGGTTAATAGAAGTCCTTATTAGAGCTTTCCATTTATAGAAGAGCACTTAAATTCTTTAGGGACTTTCAAGCATTTTAATGATAATTATATTAGAAATATTCTTCCTTTCCTTTCTTACTCCAAAATGGAAAGGACTTACAGTCTTAATTCTCGCATAGCACCCACCTGAGAAACATTATgataataatcaaaaatgaAGTGAGCCTGGACGCATAACTCGTTCGATTCGGAGTTTCGATGCCTTAAATATTCCCAATGTACAAAGTTGTATACAGAATTTCCTGGACTGTACTTAtatttctctctttttctaaAAACTCTAAAAtcacataaaagaaaaaaacttaaaaaaaaaatacgtttagcatttctttttttttttaaatttacgaCATCAAATTATAATAGAGGCACATTAATTCCGCCTGCCTGAAATGAGCTTCGAACTGGTGAGTTAACTGGATTGGACTGGACTCAGCTGTTTTATATTCCTCTGGAACACATCAAATTATTGTATATTATAGCACAGCTGCGAGCTGTATCCACGTATACGGCCCACTGAATTTTATCGGACTCCCGAGCCGAGAGTCTCGGTACAAAGCCGCAAAGCGGAACATCCAAGGGAGAATGTGAGAATGGCGATGACGACCAATGCGAACATAACCTTCCCTCACATTATACCACCTCGAACATCGGGTATGCGCGTCCAGCGCAACAGTTACTTCTCCTAGTCGACGACCTACTAGGACGAGGTTACAACACGCATGGGATCGTAAAGTAATGTctatgttaaatgttttttaaaattgactgtggcatattttttttttcgtacataatataacaattaatgtaaaatcaaaaaaatcgagtgatGATGATTTGATCAACAATTCCAGAAAATCAGGGGAGCataattcatttgatttcCTCATGAGAAACCTAAGAATCTGCATGCAGAGTGTGTAGAATTAATGTAGTTTATGAATTTATAGCTACTTGGCgattaaataaatgtgtgtagCCAAGGGAATAGCTCCTGACAGATCTATTAGGGACTCATTAGGCTCGCGCCTTCGCACGCTCTCATCGCAAATGCTGCCAACGCTAAATTCCCGAAAAAGGTGCTTAGAAATAATTATAGGCAGCTTTCAGGCGCAGCGGACGCTGCTTACGTAAGCTCTCCTAACGGGATATTTAGCgagctttgtgtgtgtgtgtggcttatGCATATCATTGCTTTATATGTGTTTATGCGCGTCTCACTGAAATGAACACCTCAGTTGCTGTTGTCCCCGGCCCCGtccccgcccccgcccccctCTTCCTGACGCCCTCAGCGGACGGCATGAACTCACCTGACACGTGAGCTCCATAATGGAGGCCTCGACATGTCATGGACGCAAACGCCGCGACACGCAAGTCCCAAAGTCCCAGAGCAGGCAGTCGTTGCCGTCACCCGTCACCCGTTGCCACGTTTTCACTTTTGTTGCAAATCTTcgcttggcttttgttttacGCTACATAAATACGGGCATTAAATGAGAACCGTCGACGTGGCTGCGGGATTCCAAATTGAGCCCAATCTGGCTGACCGAGACGAACGGGCCAGGCTGCGTGCCAGT is a window encoding:
- the LOC6627327 gene encoding uncharacterized protein, coding for MSFELHSCELYPRIRPTEFYRTPEPRVSVQSRKAEHPRENVRMAMTTNANITFPHIIPPRTSGMRVQRNSYFS